The Austwickia sp. genome includes a region encoding these proteins:
- a CDS encoding ATP-dependent DNA ligase: MLLADLVATSAAVAATPARTAKRDLIAGLLRRTPADEVGIVAAYLSGTLPQGRIGLGWRSLPRVAPSAQADLGVAEVDATFSRLAATSGPGSAARRTALATALYGQATADEQGYLGALLTGNLRQGSLEGPLLAAMAVAYDVPEPVLRRGLMYAGRPGPLAEAAATGGAAAVTALRLEVGRAVRPMLAGSAKSVAAAYAVAAGGPDASLADRFVQAKLDGVRIQVHVRPDDVRVFTRSLDDITDRLPETVALARSLPVATAVFDGEVIALDAAGRPHPFQVTGARTASTLPAAGSAVSARAARSGASARSAPSGVSELPDAPVHSADAAPVASLPETTPLTAYLFDVLHLDGRDLVDEPLAVRDALLREVVPAAALVAQVRAGDAAVAEAFLGDVLAAGHEGVVIKDAAAPYAAGRRGSGWVKVKPVRTLDLVVLAVEQGSGRRQGWLSNIHLGARDPATGDFVMVGKTFKGMTDAMLRWQTERFRELAVDPDDTDGYVVRVRPEQVVEIALDGVQTSRRYPGGVALRFARVVRYRDDKTPEEVDSIHTVQALA; encoded by the coding sequence CTGTTGCTCGCCGATCTCGTCGCCACGTCCGCGGCCGTCGCCGCGACGCCCGCCCGCACGGCCAAGCGCGACCTGATCGCCGGGCTGCTGCGGCGCACGCCGGCCGACGAGGTGGGGATCGTCGCGGCGTACCTCTCGGGCACCCTCCCGCAGGGCCGCATCGGCCTCGGCTGGCGCAGCCTGCCGAGGGTCGCCCCGAGCGCGCAGGCCGACCTCGGGGTCGCCGAGGTCGACGCGACGTTCAGTCGGCTCGCGGCGACTTCGGGGCCCGGCTCGGCGGCGCGGCGCACGGCGCTGGCGACCGCTCTGTACGGCCAGGCCACGGCCGACGAGCAGGGCTATCTCGGGGCGTTGCTCACCGGCAATCTGCGGCAGGGCTCGCTGGAGGGGCCGCTGCTGGCGGCGATGGCGGTGGCGTACGACGTGCCGGAGCCGGTGCTGCGGCGGGGCCTGATGTACGCGGGCCGGCCCGGTCCCCTCGCCGAGGCGGCCGCCACGGGGGGAGCCGCGGCCGTTACCGCGCTGCGACTGGAGGTGGGCCGCGCCGTGCGGCCGATGCTGGCCGGTTCGGCGAAGTCGGTGGCTGCGGCGTACGCCGTCGCGGCGGGCGGACCGGACGCGTCCCTCGCCGACCGGTTCGTCCAGGCCAAGCTCGACGGCGTCCGGATCCAGGTGCACGTTCGGCCCGACGACGTGCGCGTCTTCACCCGAAGCCTCGACGACATCACGGACCGCCTCCCGGAGACGGTGGCCCTGGCCCGCTCACTGCCCGTGGCCACCGCGGTGTTCGACGGCGAGGTCATCGCGCTCGATGCGGCGGGCCGGCCGCACCCGTTCCAGGTCACCGGGGCGCGCACGGCGTCCACCCTGCCGGCCGCCGGCTCGGCGGTTTCGGCGCGGGCGGCCCGGTCGGGAGCGTCGGCTCGATCGGCCCCGTCGGGCGTGTCGGAGCTGCCGGACGCGCCCGTCCACTCGGCCGACGCGGCGCCGGTGGCCTCGCTGCCGGAGACCACGCCGCTCACGGCGTACCTCTTCGACGTCCTCCACCTCGACGGCCGCGACCTCGTCGACGAGCCGTTGGCCGTCCGGGACGCCCTGTTGCGCGAGGTCGTCCCGGCGGCGGCGCTGGTCGCGCAGGTCCGCGCGGGGGACGCGGCGGTCGCGGAGGCCTTCCTCGGCGACGTCCTCGCGGCGGGGCACGAGGGGGTGGTGATCAAGGACGCGGCTGCGCCGTACGCGGCGGGTCGACGCGGCTCGGGGTGGGTCAAGGTGAAGCCCGTGCGCACCCTGGACCTGGTGGTCCTCGCGGTGGAGCAGGGCAGCGGCCGGCGGCAGGGCTGGCTGTCCAACATCCACCTCGGCGCCCGGGACCCCGCCACGGGCGACTTCGTCATGGTCGGCAAGACCTTCAAGGGGATGACCGACGCGATGCTGCGCTGGCAGACGGAGCGGTTCCGCGAGCTGGCGGTGGATCCCGACGACACGGACGGGTACGTCGTGCGGGTGCGGCCCGAGCAGGTGGTCGAGATCGCGCTCGACGGCGTCCAGACGTCGCGCCGGTACCCGGGTGGGGTCGCGCTCCGGTTCGCGCGCGTCGTGCGTTATCGAGACGACAAGACCCCGGAGGAGGTCGACAGCATTCACACCGTGCAGGCCCTCGCTTGA
- a CDS encoding alpha/beta-hydrolase family protein has translation MLGRLTSWRRRLGGLSRLGLALAGLWFVAANTPSLLPRPWWLQGFIAAICAVLGYATGTVLGALLHAVERWLGLQVSINKHRARRLQELGLGLVLLLAAAFPFLTIRWQQFVTTYVGQDPPGWEYPIGSLLVATVTFVAAISLWRLVADLLDWFLARVRSRVVRETAARVVASLLTLATVGAGLTLVARPLVLAGVEGQANRVNRTAPQGQSAPTSPLRSGGPGSPYPWASLGQDGAIFVSSGPDAARITGVTGRRAKEPIRVFVGQQDTLERTRDGVLAELDRTGAWQRRAIVLGTATSTGYLNTWGASSLEYLLDGDTAFASMAYSDLPSAFGLLTASDDPRRAARELLDAVRARLTALPAQARPKLYVTGESLGAYGGDAAFTSLDQMLAQVDGALWSGTPAFAPNRAALTAGRYPGSTTVVPVVDDGKHVRFAGRAAQLSADEYGRTLGPWDFPRVVYLQHASDPVAWWSPSLMWSTPTWLNETRRDTPMAQMSWTTQVTFWQVTADMLVSNNVPGGYGHRYYGGEMVPAWAAVLGIADRTPEQLDRIADAVGRT, from the coding sequence GTGCTCGGGCGGCTGACCTCCTGGCGACGGCGCCTGGGCGGCCTGTCGCGGCTCGGACTCGCCCTGGCCGGGCTCTGGTTCGTGGCCGCCAACACCCCCTCGCTGCTGCCCCGGCCGTGGTGGCTGCAGGGGTTCATCGCGGCGATCTGCGCCGTGCTCGGCTACGCGACCGGCACCGTGCTCGGCGCCCTCCTGCACGCCGTCGAGCGCTGGCTCGGCCTGCAGGTCAGCATCAACAAGCACCGCGCCCGCCGCCTGCAGGAGCTCGGCCTCGGCCTGGTGCTCCTCCTGGCCGCGGCGTTCCCGTTCCTCACGATCCGCTGGCAGCAGTTCGTCACGACGTACGTCGGGCAGGACCCACCCGGCTGGGAGTACCCCATCGGCAGCCTCCTCGTCGCCACCGTGACCTTCGTGGCGGCCATCTCGTTGTGGCGCCTCGTGGCCGACCTCCTCGACTGGTTCCTCGCGCGGGTGCGCTCGCGGGTGGTCCGGGAGACCGCCGCCCGGGTGGTCGCCAGCCTCCTGACCCTCGCCACCGTCGGGGCGGGCCTCACGCTGGTGGCCCGTCCGCTGGTGCTGGCCGGGGTGGAGGGCCAGGCGAACCGGGTCAATCGGACGGCCCCGCAGGGGCAGAGCGCGCCCACCTCACCGCTGCGCAGCGGCGGCCCCGGGTCGCCGTACCCCTGGGCGAGCCTCGGCCAGGACGGCGCGATCTTCGTCTCCAGCGGACCGGACGCGGCCCGGATCACCGGGGTCACCGGCCGCCGGGCGAAGGAACCGATCCGGGTCTTCGTGGGCCAGCAGGACACCCTCGAGCGGACCCGCGACGGCGTCCTCGCCGAGCTCGACCGGACCGGCGCCTGGCAGCGACGCGCGATCGTGCTCGGGACGGCCACCAGCACCGGCTACCTCAACACGTGGGGGGCGAGCTCGCTGGAGTACCTCCTCGACGGCGACACCGCGTTCGCCTCGATGGCCTACTCCGACCTGCCCTCCGCGTTCGGCCTGCTCACCGCCTCCGACGACCCGCGACGGGCGGCGCGGGAGCTGCTCGACGCGGTCCGGGCCCGGCTCACGGCGCTGCCCGCGCAGGCCCGCCCCAAGCTCTACGTGACCGGGGAATCGCTGGGGGCGTACGGCGGGGACGCCGCCTTCACCTCCCTGGATCAGATGCTCGCGCAGGTCGACGGCGCGCTCTGGTCCGGGACGCCGGCGTTCGCCCCCAATCGGGCCGCCCTGACCGCCGGCCGCTACCCGGGGTCCACCACCGTGGTGCCGGTCGTGGACGACGGCAAGCACGTGCGGTTCGCCGGCCGGGCCGCGCAGCTGAGCGCCGACGAGTACGGCCGGACCCTGGGCCCCTGGGACTTCCCCCGGGTCGTCTACCTGCAGCACGCCTCCGACCCCGTGGCCTGGTGGTCCCCCTCGCTGATGTGGAGCACCCCGACGTGGCTCAACGAGACCCGCCGGGACACCCCGATGGCGCAGATGAGCTGGACCACCCAGGTGACGTTCTGGCAGGTCACGGCCGACATGCTGGTGTCGAACAATGTGCCGGGCGGCTACGGACACCGGTACTACGGCGGGGAGATGGTGCCCGCCTGGGCGGCGGTGCTCGGGATCGCGGACCGTACGCCGGAGCAGCTGGACCGCATCGCCGACGCGGTGGGCCGCACCTGA
- a CDS encoding TetR family transcriptional regulator translates to MTLGYVSTTARLGRRAANKVRTREAVVEAAVRLLQRDGLESLTAEKVADEAGISRRTFFNYFPSVEAVYAFQAQQVFDHLRGALAARPVDEPLIDGAKAVVAEVFDADSLADAVRTWRVVDSCPAANRYALEATSDALVELAGEWVKDRLPSDTPQLRRLRVAVLTAACIGAFDVARRDWLDRHAGPVDARARDDFVHTVGTAFEVLRPAVEYP, encoded by the coding sequence ATTACTCTGGGGTACGTGAGCACCACTGCACGGCTCGGACGCCGAGCGGCCAACAAGGTCCGCACCCGCGAGGCGGTGGTCGAGGCCGCCGTACGGTTGCTCCAGAGGGATGGTCTGGAGTCGCTCACCGCCGAGAAGGTCGCGGACGAGGCCGGCATCTCCCGGCGTACGTTCTTCAACTACTTCCCCAGCGTCGAGGCCGTCTACGCCTTCCAAGCGCAGCAGGTCTTCGACCACCTCCGGGGCGCCCTCGCGGCCCGGCCCGTGGACGAACCGCTCATCGACGGCGCCAAGGCCGTCGTCGCCGAGGTCTTCGACGCCGACTCGCTGGCGGACGCCGTACGGACCTGGCGGGTCGTCGACAGCTGTCCGGCGGCCAACCGCTACGCGCTGGAGGCGACCTCCGACGCGCTGGTCGAGCTCGCGGGCGAATGGGTCAAGGACCGCCTGCCCTCCGACACCCCGCAGCTGCGCCGGCTGCGCGTCGCCGTGCTGACGGCCGCGTGCATCGGCGCGTTCGACGTCGCGCGGCGCGACTGGCTGGACCGGCACGCCGGCCCCGTCGACGCCCGCGCGCGCGACGACTTCGTCCACACGGTCGGTACGGCGTTCGAGGTGCTACGCCCGGCCGTCGAATACCCCTAA
- a CDS encoding alpha/beta fold hydrolase, with the protein MSAATPYADRGRPPAVLLHGTNDTSATLRPLVDALRRDGRDATTLDYGWHRHGLRGRFGQGGLAPLAESTREVVAAAAAILARPHTPYVDLVGHSQGGLHALACAAALPDRVAHVVLLGSPLWGVTPLGRSSRVAHSAGLRHALDWALGPSARGMVAGSGRLPDLTALPSGPRYLLVASRDDRLVRPAYLAGDIDPRLRVVWVQDLEPGRKVSHPMLVSDPVVTDLVRAELDTWP; encoded by the coding sequence GTGAGTGCCGCGACGCCGTACGCCGACCGGGGCCGGCCGCCCGCCGTCCTGCTGCACGGGACGAACGACACGTCGGCGACGCTGCGCCCCCTCGTCGACGCGCTGCGCCGCGACGGCCGGGACGCGACGACGCTCGACTACGGCTGGCACCGGCACGGCCTGCGTGGCCGGTTCGGTCAGGGCGGCCTGGCGCCGCTGGCGGAGTCCACCCGCGAGGTGGTCGCGGCGGCGGCCGCGATCCTGGCCCGGCCGCACACGCCGTACGTCGATCTCGTCGGCCACTCCCAGGGCGGGCTGCACGCGTTGGCCTGCGCCGCCGCGCTGCCGGACCGGGTGGCGCACGTCGTCCTGCTCGGCTCGCCGTTATGGGGCGTCACCCCGCTGGGTCGGTCCAGCCGCGTCGCGCACTCGGCGGGCCTGCGGCACGCGCTCGACTGGGCGCTGGGGCCGTCAGCGCGCGGAATGGTCGCCGGCAGCGGCCGGCTGCCGGACCTGACCGCCCTGCCGAGCGGGCCCCGCTACCTCCTGGTGGCCTCGCGCGACGACCGGCTCGTGCGGCCCGCCTACCTCGCCGGCGACATCGACCCCCGGCTGCGGGTCGTGTGGGTCCAGGACCTGGAGCCCGGGCGGAAGGTGAGCCACCCGATGCTGGTGTCCGACCCCGTCGTGACCGACCTCGTGCGCGCGGAACTCGACACCTGGCCGTAG
- a CDS encoding MMPL family transporter, whose product MATYLYRLGRFAARRAWAVVLAWILLLGLVAGAALSFGKPFTSKMTIPGTEFQTVLDDLTQAVPKAAGGIGTVVFKTKDGTPFSDAQKKAVAVVATDWESIPDVESALDPFATQQQMDQARKQVADGKAQLGTGTRQIADNEKKIADGKAQLAAGQKELDANAAKLADGEKQLAAGEAQWLAGKQQYDAGAAKLADGRRQLAAGEAKLASGQQQYDASVAQLAAGQTQITQGYAQVDQGLAAAGLTRATLPGAVAALQQQVPALQGAYDEALTAYGPDAPETIEARTALQTAQANLTQLQTAQTTLATLAQKQAQVTAGQQQLPAAKAQLDAARAQVSAARTQVASGQRDLAAAKAKVDAGRAQLDASAAQLADGKAKLAAGRTKLAQAQAELAAGEKQLADAKAKLPGSQQDLTRAERRLALMEGLRSVTTRGDVAVSQVIFKEGSYSVPKAAKEAIPVKGAALADAGVVVEYSKEVVQELKFIGPGEIIGVVVAGIVLVGMLGSLLAAGLPLLTALIGVAVGLLGAVAMTHFIEMTDVTPALALMLGLAVGIDYSLFLVNRHREQLARGVPLVESIGRATGTAGSAVVFAGLTVIVALSALQITGIPFLGIMGFVAAATVAVAVLIAVTLTPALLGLLRERVLSPKARTALAAKLAAEEAEADSEDARAAEATRARGGAGGGSGAGSGAGGSGGTSLHGGAHHEGRGHGWGGLVTRHHWVTMALATVLLAIMAIPAASLRLGLPDGSYEPHDSTAYRTYAAIDQHFGPGRNGPILAVAKVDEAKAAGLDEGKQTDLDLALGEQFKAVPGVAYVVPVGHSDDRRTTVFQVAPTTGPSDEATTALVRDLRERVPAIKDATGVASIGYSGQTVANIDISAALRDALPAYLLVVVGISLVLLLLVFRSVVVPLLATGGFLLSVAAAFGAVVAVYQWGWAGALFGVEQTGLVLSFLPTLVIGILFGLAMDYQMFLVSGMREAWAHGHTAKTAVRSGFSHGARVVTAAALIMTAVFGSFARAELTMVRPIGFALAVGVLIDAFVVRMTAMPAIMHILGERAWYLPAWLDRILPDLDVEGTKLEQARAAESGAVDAAGSDGTSGVGSASDGTSGGASSSDATSANATASDRTSAGGAGPAGTSAGGGPAALDVPGDHPWPDTRPQPAAPTT is encoded by the coding sequence GTGGCCACCTATCTCTACCGGCTGGGCCGGTTCGCCGCGCGCCGCGCGTGGGCCGTCGTGCTCGCCTGGATCCTGCTCCTGGGCCTGGTCGCCGGTGCCGCCCTGAGCTTCGGCAAGCCGTTCACGTCGAAGATGACGATCCCGGGCACCGAGTTCCAGACGGTCCTGGACGACCTCACCCAGGCGGTCCCGAAGGCCGCGGGCGGGATCGGGACGGTGGTCTTCAAGACCAAGGACGGTACGCCGTTCAGCGACGCCCAGAAGAAGGCGGTGGCCGTCGTCGCCACGGACTGGGAGAGCATCCCCGACGTCGAGAGCGCTCTTGACCCGTTCGCCACCCAGCAGCAGATGGACCAGGCCCGCAAGCAGGTCGCCGACGGCAAGGCCCAGCTGGGCACCGGCACGCGGCAGATCGCGGACAACGAGAAGAAGATCGCCGATGGCAAGGCGCAGCTGGCCGCCGGGCAGAAGGAGCTCGACGCGAACGCGGCCAAGCTCGCCGACGGCGAGAAGCAGCTCGCCGCGGGCGAGGCCCAGTGGCTGGCGGGCAAGCAGCAGTACGACGCCGGGGCCGCCAAGCTCGCCGACGGTCGCCGCCAGCTCGCGGCGGGGGAGGCCAAGCTCGCGTCGGGGCAGCAGCAGTACGACGCCAGCGTCGCCCAGCTCGCCGCCGGGCAGACGCAGATCACCCAGGGGTACGCACAGGTCGATCAGGGGCTGGCCGCCGCCGGACTGACGCGGGCCACGCTCCCGGGCGCCGTCGCCGCGCTGCAGCAGCAGGTCCCGGCGCTGCAGGGGGCGTACGACGAGGCCCTCACGGCGTACGGTCCGGACGCCCCCGAGACCATCGAGGCGCGCACGGCGCTGCAGACCGCGCAGGCGAACCTCACCCAGCTGCAGACCGCGCAGACCACCCTGGCCACCCTCGCGCAGAAGCAGGCCCAGGTCACGGCGGGCCAGCAGCAGCTCCCCGCCGCGAAGGCCCAGCTCGACGCCGCCCGCGCGCAGGTCAGCGCCGCCCGCACGCAGGTGGCGAGCGGCCAACGCGACCTGGCCGCGGCCAAGGCCAAGGTCGACGCCGGCCGGGCGCAGCTCGACGCCAGCGCCGCTCAGCTGGCCGACGGCAAGGCCAAGCTCGCCGCGGGGCGTACCAAGCTCGCCCAGGCCCAGGCCGAACTCGCCGCCGGCGAGAAGCAGCTCGCCGACGCGAAGGCCAAGCTGCCCGGCAGCCAGCAGGATCTGACCCGTGCCGAGCGGCGGCTCGCCCTGATGGAGGGGCTGCGCTCGGTGACGACGCGGGGTGACGTGGCCGTCTCGCAGGTCATCTTCAAGGAGGGCAGCTACTCCGTGCCGAAGGCCGCGAAGGAGGCGATCCCCGTCAAGGGGGCGGCGCTGGCCGACGCGGGCGTGGTGGTGGAGTACTCCAAGGAGGTCGTGCAGGAGCTGAAGTTCATCGGGCCCGGCGAGATCATCGGCGTCGTCGTGGCCGGGATCGTCCTGGTCGGGATGCTCGGCTCGCTCCTCGCCGCCGGGCTGCCGCTGCTGACCGCGTTGATCGGGGTGGCGGTCGGGCTGCTGGGCGCGGTCGCGATGACCCACTTCATCGAGATGACCGACGTGACCCCCGCCCTCGCGCTCATGCTCGGGCTGGCCGTCGGCATCGACTACTCGCTGTTCCTGGTGAACCGGCATCGCGAGCAGCTCGCCCGCGGAGTGCCTCTGGTGGAGTCGATCGGCCGCGCCACCGGTACGGCCGGCAGTGCCGTCGTGTTCGCCGGGCTCACCGTGATCGTCGCGCTGTCCGCGCTGCAGATCACCGGCATCCCGTTCCTGGGGATCATGGGCTTCGTCGCGGCGGCGACCGTGGCAGTCGCGGTGCTGATCGCCGTGACGCTGACCCCGGCGCTGCTCGGCCTCCTGCGGGAGCGGGTCCTCTCGCCGAAGGCTCGGACGGCGCTGGCGGCGAAGCTGGCGGCCGAGGAGGCCGAGGCCGACTCCGAGGACGCGCGGGCTGCCGAGGCCACCCGGGCCCGCGGCGGCGCGGGAGGCGGCAGCGGCGCCGGTAGCGGTGCCGGTGGGAGCGGCGGCACCAGCCTGCACGGCGGGGCCCACCACGAGGGGCGCGGGCACGGCTGGGGCGGCCTGGTCACCCGGCACCACTGGGTCACGATGGCCCTGGCCACGGTGCTGCTGGCGATCATGGCCATTCCGGCGGCGTCGCTGCGGCTGGGACTGCCGGACGGGTCGTACGAGCCGCACGACTCCACGGCGTACCGCACCTACGCCGCCATCGACCAGCACTTCGGCCCCGGCCGCAACGGCCCCATCCTGGCCGTGGCCAAGGTCGACGAGGCCAAGGCGGCCGGCCTCGACGAGGGCAAGCAGACCGACCTGGACCTGGCGTTGGGCGAGCAGTTCAAGGCCGTGCCCGGCGTCGCGTACGTCGTACCGGTCGGGCACAGCGACGACCGCCGGACGACGGTCTTCCAGGTGGCCCCCACGACCGGCCCCTCCGACGAGGCGACCACCGCGCTCGTGCGGGACCTGCGCGAGCGGGTGCCCGCGATCAAGGACGCCACCGGCGTGGCCTCGATCGGCTACTCCGGTCAGACCGTCGCCAATATCGACATCTCCGCGGCGCTGCGGGACGCGCTCCCGGCGTACCTGCTTGTCGTCGTGGGCATCTCGCTCGTCCTGTTGCTGTTGGTCTTCCGCTCGGTCGTCGTGCCGCTGCTGGCCACCGGCGGGTTCCTGCTCTCGGTGGCGGCGGCGTTCGGCGCGGTCGTGGCCGTGTACCAATGGGGATGGGCGGGCGCGCTGTTCGGGGTGGAGCAGACCGGGCTCGTGCTGAGCTTCCTGCCGACGCTGGTGATCGGGATCCTGTTCGGGCTGGCGATGGACTACCAGATGTTTCTGGTGTCCGGGATGCGGGAGGCCTGGGCCCACGGGCACACGGCCAAGACCGCCGTCCGGTCCGGCTTCAGCCACGGCGCGCGGGTGGTCACCGCGGCGGCGCTGATCATGACCGCGGTGTTCGGCTCCTTCGCGCGCGCCGAGCTGACGATGGTGCGGCCGATCGGGTTCGCGCTCGCCGTGGGCGTGCTGATCGACGCGTTCGTGGTGCGCATGACGGCGATGCCCGCGATCATGCACATCCTGGGGGAGCGGGCCTGGTACCTTCCCGCCTGGCTCGATCGGATCCTGCCCGACCTCGACGTGGAGGGGACCAAGCTGGAGCAGGCCCGGGCCGCCGAGTCGGGCGCGGTAGACGCCGCGGGCTCCGACGGTACGTCGGGTGTTGGGTCGGCATCGGACGGTACGTCGGGTGGGGCGTCGTCCTCGGATGCTACGTCGGCTAATGCAACGGCATCGGACCGTACGTCGGCTGGTGGCGCGGGCCCCGCTGGTACGTCGGCTGGTGGGGGTCCCGCCGCGCTCGACGTACCGGGCGATCATCCCTGGCCGGACACACGCCCGCAGCCGGCGGCGCCGACGACGTAA